The DNA segment CTCGCCAGCCCAGGGGTCGCGGCCCCCGAGGCCAGTGCGGTCGTGGACACTCCGAAGAAGCGGGACGAGGTCGAGGACACCCCTTTGGCCCGCGAGATAGCTGACCTGACCCGGCGGCGCTCGGCCCTCGCCGCCGTGCAGCTGCCCCTTCCGCCCACGACGCGCATCTTCACAGTCGCGAACCAGAAGGGGGGCGTTGGCAAGACCACCACCACCGTCAACCTCGCGGCAGCCCTCGCCCTCGGCGGTTCCCGGGTGCTCGTAATCGACCTCGACCCGCAGGGCAATGCCTCCACCGCCCTCGGGGTGGACCACAGGGCAGAAACACCGAGCGTGTACGACGTAATCATCGACGACGAGCCGATGACGGAAATCGTGCAGAAGAGCCCGGAATTCGACGGCCTCTACTGCCTACCGTCGACGATTCACCTCGCTGGGGCCGAGATAGAGCTCGTTTCCATGGTCGCCAGAGAACAACGGCTGCGCACCTCGCTACTACGGTTCCTCAACGAGACACCGGAACAGTTTCATTACGTCTTCATCGATTGCCCGCCGTCGTTGGGTCTTCTGACGATCAACGCGTTCGTCGCCGCGAGCGAGGTTCTCATCCCTATCCAGTGCGAGTACTACGCGCTCGAAGGGTTGAGTCAGCTTCTGAACAACATTTCCCTCATCGAACGGCACTTGAACCCGACGCTCACGGTCTCCACCATTCTGCTGACCATGTTCGACTCCCGGACGAACCTGGCCAACCAGGTCGCACAGGACGTGCGGGACCACTTCCCTGATCAGGTGCTTCCGACGCCGATCCCCCGCTCCGTGCGGATCTCGGAAGCCCCAAGCTACGGGCAGACCGTGATCAGTTATGACACCAATTCGGCAGGGTCACTGTCGTACCGAGAAGCAGCAGCAGAAATCGCTAGACGGGGAGCTCCGAACTAATGGCAACAAAACGCACTGGCCTTGGTCGTGGAATCGGCGCACTCATTCCGACCGACGATCCCACGGCGGCTCGCCCCGTCGATGTGTTCTTTCCGACCACGGCAGAATCGGCCGAGGCTCTGGTCGCGGTCCCGGGGGCTCGGCTGGCGAATCTGTCTCCAGCGGATATTGCCCCCAATGCGGTGCAGCCGCGTGCCGTCTTCGCGCAGGAGGAGCTTGACGAACTCGTGCATTCCATCCGCGAGGTCGGGCTGTTGCAACCCATTGTGGTGCGCCCGATCAGCGGCGCGGCCGCGAACGAGCCGCACTACGAGCTCGTCATGGGAGAGCGCCGACTCCGGGCCGTCAAGATTCTCGGGCTCGAGTCGATTCCGGCGGTCGTCAAGAACACCGCCGATGATGCGATGCTGCGCGACGCGCTACTCGAGAACCTGCACAGGGCGAACCTCAATCCACTTGAAGAAGCGTCAGCATACCAACAGCTGCTCTCTGACTTCGGGATCACCCAAGATCAGCTCGCGAGCCGAATCGGTCGATCACGGCCACAAATCACCAACACTATTCGCCTGCTCCGCCTGCCCGAGACGATCCAGGCCCGGGTGGCCGCCGGTGTGCTGAGCGCCGGCCATGCCCGCGCGATCCTGTCCGCGGGGGAGCCTGAGGCCATGCAGCGTCTCGCGGACAAGATAGTCAACGAGGATCTCTCGGTTCGCGCGGCGGAGGCGGCTGCAGCGGTCGGTTCGACGAGCAAGCCGCCGAAACCAAATTCGGGTCGCCGACAGGGCCAGCTCGACGAAATCGCGGAGAGGTTGGGTGACCGGCTCAACACCCGCGTGAAGGTGACGCTTGGCGCTCGAAAGGGTCAGGTCGTCATTGACTTCGCGACCGTCAGCGACCTGAATCGGATCCTCGGAGAGCTTGGCGAACCTGTTTTTGCCTGATCAAGAGCTGGTTTCGTCGCAAAAAAACGCGCGGCCCGGATTGGCGCGCGGTTAGGCGCACGGTCCCCCGCAGCTAGCGCTACGTGGTATTCCGATGGCGGATGAGACACGAATTTCGGTGTCGCGATCGGGTCAGCGGGTAGGCGGCGTTTGGGCAGTCTGCTGGCGCACCAGCCTGGCCGGGTTCAGGCCGTGGCTTCCCGGATTGCCGCATCGGCCAACGCCTCATAGACCCAGCCGAGGTCGTGGCCGGCAGCCTCGAGCGCGAGCGGGAGCAGCGAGGTTTCGGTGAGGCCGGGGAGCACGTTGGCCTCGAGAAACTGGGGAGTTCCGGAGGCGTCGATGATGAGGTCGATGCGTGAGAGGTGACGCATACCGAGTGCGTTGTGGGCCCGGATGGCCGTATTGGCGGCCGCAGCCGCGACCTTGTCGCTGAGCCTGGCAGGGGTGTAGAAGGTCGTTTCTCCCGCGTTGTACCGGGCTTCGAAGCTGTAGACCCCGGAGACCGGTTCGATCTCGACTGCGGGAAGTGCAACCGGTCCGTCGCCGCTATCGATGACGCTCACCGCGATTTCGGTGCCAATCACCTGGCGTTCGATGAGCGCGACGCCGCAATAGGTGTAGGCGTCGACCATTGCGCGGGGTAGCTCGGCCGGGTCGGTGACGATGCTGACGCCCTGGGCGGAGCCGCCGCGCGCGGGTTTGACCACAACGGGAACGGGGAATTCGTCGGCGATCACCGCGAGCACACTGTTGGTGCCCAGTTCGCGGAAGGTCTCCCGTGGCAGGGAAAGCGACCGGGGCGTGGGCACACCGGCGCGCGAGACGATGGCTTTGGCTGTTGGCTTGTCCCAGGCCAGGCGCGCAGCATCGGGGCGGGAGCCGACATAGGGAATCCCGAGCAGCTCGAGCAGGTCGCGAAGTGCGCCGTCCTCTCCGCTGGCCCCGTGCAGTGCGGGCCAGACCACATCGGGTCTGCTGTGCTGCAGGTAGCCGAGCAGGAATGCATCCGGGTCTTTGAGGATCACACTGATGCCGTGCTCCGCGAGGGAGTCGGCCACCCGCCGACCGGAGCGGAGTGATACATCCCGTTCGTGGGATATGCCGCCAGCGAGAACGACAATGCTGCGGTCCGATGTGTGATTCATGAGGGCCCATCTGCTAAAAGTGCTGGTCACAGGCTATATGCCAATTAGCTCATATTCGGCGGTGGAGCGCTGAAGTTTTGGTTCTGGCGCACGGTCGCGATCTGGCCGGACGGCGAGAATGCGTTCACCAACTCAAGCTCGCCGTTGATCACAGTAGCCAGACGACGGATGCCGAGGCGGATGGTGTCGCTGGTCGGATAGCAGAATGACAGGCGAATGAAGCGCTGGCCACTGCCATCGGCGAAGAACGCGGTGCCGGGCGTATACGCGACGAGCTCCTTCACCGCGCGCGGAAGCATGGCCTTCGAGTCGAGCTCCTCCGGGAGGGTCACCCAGACGTAGAAACCGCCGTTGGGATTCGTCCAGCTCAGCTCGGGCAGGTGCTCCCCGAGCGCGGTGAGCATCGCGTCGCGGCGCTCCCGGTAGACGCCCCGGAAGGTCTCGATCTGCGCCTTCCAGTCCGCTGTGCGGAGGTACTCGGAGACGACGAATTGGCTGAACGAGCTCGGCGAGAGGATCGCCGACTCGTTGGCGAGGATGAGCTTCTCTTTGATCGCGTGGGGAGCGAGCACCCAGCCGATCCGGAACCCGGGAGCAAGCGTCTTCGAGAACGAGCCGAGGTAGACGACGCCGTCCTCCTCGACGGAGCGCATTGCCTGCGGCGGCGGGCCGTCGAAGTACAGCAGACCGTAGGGGTTGTCCTCGAGGACGAGGATGCCGTTGTCGCGGCAGATCTCGAGGATCTCCAGTCGGCGCTCCCTGCTCAGGGTCACCCCGGCGGGGTTGTGGAAGTTGGGAATCGTGTAGAGGAGCTTGATCGACTTGCCGGCGGCGTTGAGCTCGGCAATGCGCTCGCGCAGCGCTTCCGGGACCAGCCCACTGTCGTCGAGCGCGACGTGGCTGATCTCGGCCTGGTACGACCGGAACACCCCGATGGCGCCGACATAGCTGGGCGCCTCGGCGAGCACGACGTCACCGGGGTTGATGAAGAGCTTGGTGACGAGGTCGAGTCCCTGCTGGGAGCCCGTCGTCACCACGACGTCATCGACACTGCCGTGGATGCCCTCGAGCGCCATGATCTCGAGGATCTGCTCACGCAGCGCCGGGGTGCCCTGACCGGAGCCGTACTGCAGCGCCTGCGGTCCGGAATCGGTCATCACCCGATCGAATGATGAGCGGATGAGCTCGCTGGGCAGCGCCGACACGAATGGCATCCCGCCGGCGAGGGAGACGACCTCGGGGCGCGAGGCGACAGCGAAGAGGGCGCGGACCTCGGAGGTGCTCAGGCCTGCCGCACGGTCGGCGTAGTGGTGGTACCAGGGGTCGAGGTTGGTGCCCGTGCTGTTGCGTGTGCTGCCGTGAGAAGTCATGGCGTGTCCCCGGGTGGTGTGTGGTGGTGCTCGGCGGAGCCGAGATACGAGTGCTCCAAGAATAGGGGATGCACAAATGGGCCCGCCCACAACGTGGACGGGCCCATTACTGCAACGGGTTAGGCCAGGAACTCCGCGAGGTCGGCCTCGAGGGCGCCCTTGGGCTTCGCACCGATGACGGTCTTGACGACCTCGCCGCCGCGGTACACCTTCATGGCCGGGATCGAGGTGATCTGGTACTTGGCCGCGGTCTGCGGGTTGTTGTCGACGTTGAGTTTCACGATCTGGATCTTGTCGGCGTGCTCCGCACCGATCTGATCGAGGATGGGGCTGACCGCGCGGCAGGGGCCGCACCATTCCGCCCAGAAGTCGACGAGGATCGTCTTGTCGGAGGAAAGGACGAGGTCCTGGAAGGTCTCGTCGGTGACATCGAGTGCGTGTGACATGACTGTTCTGCTTTCGTTGGTGGGTTGTGAGAAATTCGGGAGGGCTGGGCCGACGGTCAGACGCTTGCGGTGTCGAGCACGTGGCGCGGCAGCGAGGCGAGGTAGTGCTCCACGTCGAGGGCGGCGACGGTTCCGGATCCCGCGGCCGTGATCGCCTGCCGGTAGGTGACGTCGAGCACGTCTCCCGCAGCGAACACGCCGGGCAGGCTCGTGCGGGAGCTGCGCCCGTCGACGGCGATCGTGCCGTCGTCGGTGAGCTCGAGCTGGCCGTGCACGAGGTGCACGCGTGGGTCGTTGCCGATCGCGACGAACAGGCCGCTCAGATCGATGGTCGACTCGCTCGCATCGACGGTGTCCCGAAGACCGATGCCCGTCACGAGCGCCTCCCCGTAGATGCGCTCGACGACCTTGTTGAAGACGAATTCGATTTTGGGGTTGGCGAGGGCGCGGTCCTGCATGATCTTCGACGCGCGGAGCTTGTCCGAGCGGTGGATGACATAGACCTTGTCGGCGAACTTCGTGAGGAAGGTGGCTTCCTCCATTGCGGAGTCCCCTCCGCCGACGACGGCGACTGTCTTCTGGCGGAAGAAGAAGCCGTCGCAGGTGGCGCACCACGAAACGCCGTAGCCGCTCAGGCGGGTCTCGTCGGAGATCCCGAGTTTGCGGTACGCGGAGCCCGTGGCGTAGATGACGGTGAGTGCCTCGTGAATGTCCCCGTTCCCGAGGGTGACCTTCTTGACATCGCCCGACAGGTCGAGCGATACGACGTCGTCGAGCACGACCTCCGTGCCGAACTTCTCGGCCTGTTCCTGCATCTTCATCATGAGGTCCGGGCCCATGATGCCGTCGGGAAAACCGGGGAAGTTCTCGACCTCGGTGGTCTTCATGAGCTCGCCGCCGGCCTCGACGGAGCTCGCGATGAGCAGCGGGGACAGGCTTGCCCGTGCCGCATAGATGGCAGCCGTGTATCCCGCGGGACCCGAGCCGATGATGATGACCTGACGCAAGGTGAGGTTCTCCTGTCTGTGCTGACTGCGGTGTGTGCTGGCCGCGATGACCGGTACAACACGCGCTGGTGGTTGACTATTCCGGTGCCTCCGGCGGCCGGTTCCTTCGCGGTAGACGCCGGGCGAACGTGTCGAGCGCACTCCCGGCATCCGGATTCTTCATCAGGAGTAGCACACCGAGATAAACGGCAGCCATTCCGGTTCCGATCACCGAAATCGCCACGATAGCGGTGAAGAGGTCGCGTTGCGCGAAACCCGCTGGATCGAGCCCACCGAGCGAGACGAGGATGCCGACCCCGACGGCGCCCGAGATCGCCCCGGCGAAGAGGTACTGCACGTGGCGGCGCAGGAGGAACCGCCCGCCAACCGGGCCGAGACGGCGGCGCAGCAGGGCGAAGGTGGTCAGGGCCTGGGCGAGGGCCGCGAGAGATGTCACCAGGGCGACCCCGACGCCGATGAACTCGACTGGTAGAAGCGTGCAGGCCAGAGCGCCCATCACGAACACGCTCGCCTTGATCGTCTCGAGGAAGAAGGGAGTGCGGGTGTCCTCAAGCGAATAGAACACGCGGAACATCACGAAACCGGCGCTGAACGGCACGAGCCCGATCGAGAAGGCGATGATCACCATGGCCATCGCAGTGACGTTGTCGAAGCCGCCCGGCTCGAATACCCGTGCGAACGGGAAGGCCGCAACGATGAGTGCCACGGACGCGAACGTGATGAAGAGGTCGATTGTGCGCAGCGACGAGGTGACGTCTTCGCGCACCCCGGCGAGGTTGTTGGTCGACGCGTGCCCGCTCATGCGGGTGAAGTAGGCGGTGGCGATCGAGACGGCGATCACCGAGTGCGGGAGCATGAAGATGAGCCAGGAGTTCTGCAGCGCGAGGAGGCTCGCGCCCTCGCCGGCGGCCTGCGAGACGACTCGGCTCTGGAACACACCGGCCGTCTGGGTCACGAGGATCATGCCGAATACCCACCCTGCGGCCTTCCCGGTGCGACCGAGACCGACCCCCCGCCAGCGGAAGTCCGGCCGGAAGCCGAGTCCCGCCCGCTTCCAGAACAGCACAAGCACGAGCGCCTGGGCGGCGACTCCGAGGGTTGCGCTCCCCGCCAGCAGGGCGATCCGCCCGGCATCCCACACCTCCACAGCGCTGTTCTCGGCCGCGTCGCCGAAGAGCAGCGAGAAGGCGACGAGTCCGGCGATCGCGACGACGTTGTTGAGCACCGGAGCCCAGGTGAACGGCCCGAACGCCTTTCGGGCGTTCAGTACCTCGCCGAGCAGGCTGTAGAGAGCGTAAAAGAGCACCTGGGGCAGACACCAATAGGCGAACGCGGTGGCGAGGGCGACGCCCTCCGGTGAGAAGCCCCGTCCGTTGTTCCCGCCCGCCGAGGTGTAGAGCGCGACGAGCAGCGGGGCGGAGAGGGTCGCGATGATCGCGATCACGACGAACGCGCTCGCGCCGAGGGTCACGACTTTGTTGATGAACCGTTGTCCGCCGTCGTCGTGGAGCCCGGCGCGCACGATCTGCGGCACGAGTATCGCGCCGAGCACCCCTCCCGCAATGAGGGCGTAGATGTTGTTGGGCAGCTGGTTTCCTAGGGCGAACGCGTCGCCGGCGGCGCTGCCGACCTGGCCGAGGGTGGCGGCGAGCACGATAGCCCTGATGAAGCCGAGAAGGCGCGACACGAGGGTGCCGGAGGCGAGGAGCGCGCTCGCGCGGCCCAGACCCGACGACGGCCGTGGCGCGGGATCGGTGGGTGGCTTAGTCACGTGCCTTCGCAGCGGTATTCGATTCGGGTGCGTCTGGCCCGGGCGCACCCATAGGCTCCTGCGCGGCCGTGTCGGTCGTTGCAGCACCCTCGGCCGGCCGACGGCTCCGGCGGACTGTGCGGATGATGCCAAGCACGAAGACCAGGAGGAGGAGCCCCGCAAGAACTGATGTGACGGCTGTCTCCCAGCCGGCTTGCACGGTGATCTCGGCCTGGGCCGGCTGCGAGATGGGCACGCCGGTCTCGCTCGTGAGCGAGATGGTGATGACGACCTTGCCGTTCGCCACGGATTGGACCGGGATGGACGCTCGGTTCTGCGAGTTTGCCGCGATCTCCACCCGCACCTGGGGTTCGGTTACATCGAGGATGGCCGTTCGGGAGGTAACGGTGACGATGACCGTGACCGGTACCGACAGGTTGTTGCTGATGGTGATCGGCAGCGGTCCGCTGTCGGACCACTGGGTGATGGTGGCGGTCTCGACCTGCACCGCGGAGAGGATCTCGCCGGAGGTTGCGAGGTAGTCGGCCACCGCGAGTGCCCACGCCGGTTCCGCCGTGTTCCAGGACTGTGAGGCCAGGGCGAGCAGCGACAGCCTCCGCTCGCCGGTGAGCGCGCTTGGATCGGCAACGATCGTAGCGAATTGCGCCACCGCCGCCTCGGAGGCGAACATCGATTGGAGACCCTGGATCTGCTCGGCTGCGACCGGCATGTCGACGATCTCGCGAGCGGCGGGGGGCGAGGCTCTGGCGTCGTCGAGCGTGGCCGGCGCCGACCAGCCGATCGCGCCGACTGCAGCGATGGTGTCGGACAGCCGGAAGCCGCCGAGTGCGTCGCCGCGGCCGAGTGTGGCAAGCACGGTGCGGCCGGCATCGGCATCCGGGTCCTCGGTGGCGAGCGTCGCGAGCGAGGCCGTCAGCCGCACCATCGCCGCCTCCCAGCTTGCGACGGTGGGGGCGTCGACAGCGTCGCTCAGCAGGTCGGAGATCACGGCGTCTGAGGTGAGCACCGTCCGTCCGCCAATCGTTCCGGCGGCGTTCCCCGTTGTGACGTCCTCGTCGAGGGTGGAGTTCGCCGAGGAGACGATCGTGGTCTCGAGCCCGGCGGCGGCGAAGGTGTCGAGGTCCGTCTCGACGACGGTTCCGGCACGTGGCCACGCGATGCCGGTGGTGCTGTAGTTCCACTCGAGAAGCGATTCCAGGGTCGGAGCCACGGGAGTTGTCGGTTCGGCAGAGGGCGAGGGGCTCGGCGAGGCAGCGTCAGACCCGGCCCCCTCGGGGAAGAGGTCGGTATTGATCGCGAAGCTCGCGGGCCGGAGCACGACACCGCCCGCTTGGCTCGTTGCGGCGATGTCGGTGTCGGCGTAGGTGAGCGGGAAGGTCTGGTTGGGGGCGGATTCGAGCCGCGCCAGCCAGTCGGTCACCGACTCGGGGGCGGAGGTGCCGAGCAGCCGGATCGAGGCGATGATGCGCGGATCGATGGCGAGCGCGACCGGGCGGCCGAAGGCGGCGTCGAGCTGGCGGGTGAGCAGCCCACCCGGCGATGTGTAGGACTCGAGAAGTTCGCCGGTCACCACGCCCGAGGTCGAGGCGGGCAGGGTGATCGGGAGGGCTATCGCCAATCCCGTCGGGGTGAATCCAGCATCGGGGTTGACCGTGATGGTCGACCGTCCCTCGCCCTGGCGGTTGTCGGCCGACGCCACCAGCACCGAGAGGCGTCGAGCGCCGAACGGGGCCGTCTCGTCGAAGCCGGCCACTTCGGCAGGCACGACGATCGTCGCCAGGGCGGTCGATTCGCCGGGGAACAGCTCGGGAGAGCCCACCCGTGCAATGACGTCGCCGCGGTCCGACTCGAGGGGGAGGGCGGCATCCGGTTGCGCGAGCCAGGTCGCGAGGCTGGCCCGACCGTCGACAACGGCGCGGTCGAGGTACACGGTTGCGGTGCCGGCGGGGAGGGTGTCGCTCGAGCGGTTGGCGACTACTACCGACAGGGTGAGGTCGTCGCCGGGACGGAGGATCCCGGAGGCGGCCGGCACGACATCGACCGAGATCTCGGCGGTGGCCGCAGGGGACTCGACCAGCGGTACGGCCGCCGTCGCGGCGGCACCCGGTGCGGCGGGACCCAGCGCGGCGGGCGCAACGAACGCGCCGACGACGACGGCGAGCGCGAGGAGGGGTCTGATGATTCTCATGGCTGGTGATCGATCCGCACGCAACGCAGCGGCCGACAACAAGCGATTCTAGGCCGTCGCCGCCCGTTGGCCCTGAAGGCGAGGGGCCTCCCCGCGTGGCGGTGCGGTGGCAGGGGTGTGGCAAGCTTGACGACCATGGAGAGCGTCGCTTCGGCAATTAAGAGGCTCGCCGACCTCGCTGCACTGCCCCACATCTCCCGGCTTTCCGCGGCCTTCGCCGCCGCGGGCCACGAACTCGCCCTCGTCGGCGGGCCCGTCCGCGACGCGTTCATCGGCCGGCAGCTCAACGACCTCGATTTCGCGACGAGCGCGGTCCCCGACGAGATCCTCGCCGTGGTGAAGCCGCTCGCCGACGTGCACTGGGACATCGGCCGGGCGTTCGGCACGATCGGTGCCCGTATCGACGGGCACACCGTGGAGATCACGACGTACCGCACCGACGCCTACGACGGGGAGACCCGCAAGCCCCTCGTGGAGTTCGGCGACAGCCTCGAGGGCGACCTCGTCCGTCGCGATTTCACGATCAACGCGATGGCCCTGCGCTTGCCGGAGCTCGTGCTCGTCGACCCCTCCGGCGGACTTGATGACCTGCTCGCCGGACGCATCACGACGCCCGGTGCCCCCGAGGAATCCTTCGGCGACGACCCGCTGCGGATGCTGCGCGCCGCGCGTTTCACCTCCCAGCTCGGTTTCACGGTCGCGGAGCCGACGCGGGCGGCGATGGCCGCCCTCGCCGCGCAGATCAGCATCGTCTCTGTCGAGAGGATCAGCGATGAACTGTCGAAGCTGCTGCGCACGCCGCGTCCTCGGGTCGGGCTCGAACTGCTCGATGTGACGGGGATCGCGGCCCTCGTGCTGCCCGAGTTCCCCGCCCTGCGGCTCGAGATCGACGAGCACCACCACCACAAGGACGTCTACGAGCACAGCCTCACGGTGCTCGACCAGGTCATCGAGCTCGAGGCATCCCGGTCGCATCCAGAGTCCCCCGACCTGGTGCTGCGCATGGCGGCCCTGCTGCACGACATCGGCAAGCCGTCGACGAAGCGCACCGAGCCGGGCGGCGTGGTCACGTTCCACCACCACGACGTGGTCGGCGCGAAGATGGTGGCCAAGCGCCTCAAGGCCCTGCGCTTCGACAAGCAGTTCATCGCCGACGTCGCGCGGCTTGTCGAGCTGCACCTGCGGTTCTTCGGCTACACCGAGGGTGCCTGGACCGATTCGGCCGTGCGCCGCTACGTGCGCGATGCCGGGCCGCTGCTGGAGCGGCTCCACATCCTCGTGCGCGCCGACGTCACGACCCGCAACCGGCGCAAGGCCGACCGCCTCTCCTTCGCCTACGACGACCTCGAGGACCGCATTGCGGCGCTCTCCGAGCAGGAGGAGCTTGCCGCCATCCGCCCTGACCTGGACGGCGAGCAGATTATGCAGACCCTCGGCATCCGGCCCGGGCGAGAGGTGGGCGAGGCCTACCGGTTCCTGCTTGAGCTGCGCCTCGACGAGGGTGCTCTGGGCACCGAGGAGGCGACCGCTCGCCTTCGCGCCTGGTGGGCCTCCCGCGCCTGACAAGCGCCCGACAGGCCACGTCGGTGCCTTTCGCTATTTCTGTGCCTTTCGCTATTCAGGAGTGGTGGGCGGTATTCAGGAGTGCGACGCGGTTGGACGAAGTCGGATGTCCGGGTTGGTCAGGTTGGTCAGACCGCCGGCCCCGACAACTCCTGAATACTGGCCACTGTTCCTGAATAATGACAGCGCGATCAGGCGTTGTCGCGGATGAACTGCTCGAGCAGCTCTCGCGCGACCGGGTCCGGGTACTGCGTTGGCGGCGACTTCATGAAATAGGCGGATGCTGACTCCACGGGGCCGCCCTGGCCGGCGTCAAGCGCGACCTTTGCCGCGCGGATCGCGTCGATGACCACTCCGGCGGAGTTGGGTGAGTCCCACACCTCGAGCTTGTACTCGAGCGTCGTCGGCGCGTTGCCGAAGCCGTGGCCCTCGAGGCGCACGAAGGCGAGCTTGCGGTCGTCGAGCCACGGGATGTGGTCGCTCGGGCCGATGTGCACGTCGCGCGCATTGATTTCGTTGTCG comes from the Marisediminicola antarctica genome and includes:
- a CDS encoding ParA family protein: MDTPKKRDEVEDTPLAREIADLTRRRSALAAVQLPLPPTTRIFTVANQKGGVGKTTTTVNLAAALALGGSRVLVIDLDPQGNASTALGVDHRAETPSVYDVIIDDEPMTEIVQKSPEFDGLYCLPSTIHLAGAEIELVSMVAREQRLRTSLLRFLNETPEQFHYVFIDCPPSLGLLTINAFVAASEVLIPIQCEYYALEGLSQLLNNISLIERHLNPTLTVSTILLTMFDSRTNLANQVAQDVRDHFPDQVLPTPIPRSVRISEAPSYGQTVISYDTNSAGSLSYREAAAEIARRGAPN
- a CDS encoding ParB/RepB/Spo0J family partition protein, translated to MATKRTGLGRGIGALIPTDDPTAARPVDVFFPTTAESAEALVAVPGARLANLSPADIAPNAVQPRAVFAQEELDELVHSIREVGLLQPIVVRPISGAAANEPHYELVMGERRLRAVKILGLESIPAVVKNTADDAMLRDALLENLHRANLNPLEEASAYQQLLSDFGITQDQLASRIGRSRPQITNTIRLLRLPETIQARVAAGVLSAGHARAILSAGEPEAMQRLADKIVNEDLSVRAAEAAAAVGSTSKPPKPNSGRRQGQLDEIAERLGDRLNTRVKVTLGARKGQVVIDFATVSDLNRILGELGEPVFA
- a CDS encoding D-alanine--D-alanine ligase family protein, producing the protein MNHTSDRSIVVLAGGISHERDVSLRSGRRVADSLAEHGISVILKDPDAFLLGYLQHSRPDVVWPALHGASGEDGALRDLLELLGIPYVGSRPDAARLAWDKPTAKAIVSRAGVPTPRSLSLPRETFRELGTNSVLAVIADEFPVPVVVKPARGGSAQGVSIVTDPAELPRAMVDAYTYCGVALIERQVIGTEIAVSVIDSGDGPVALPAVEIEPVSGVYSFEARYNAGETTFYTPARLSDKVAAAAANTAIRAHNALGMRHLSRIDLIIDASGTPQFLEANVLPGLTETSLLPLALEAAGHDLGWVYEALADAAIREATA
- a CDS encoding PLP-dependent aminotransferase family protein, with protein sequence MTSHGSTRNSTGTNLDPWYHHYADRAAGLSTSEVRALFAVASRPEVVSLAGGMPFVSALPSELIRSSFDRVMTDSGPQALQYGSGQGTPALREQILEIMALEGIHGSVDDVVVTTGSQQGLDLVTKLFINPGDVVLAEAPSYVGAIGVFRSYQAEISHVALDDSGLVPEALRERIAELNAAGKSIKLLYTIPNFHNPAGVTLSRERRLEILEICRDNGILVLEDNPYGLLYFDGPPPQAMRSVEEDGVVYLGSFSKTLAPGFRIGWVLAPHAIKEKLILANESAILSPSSFSQFVVSEYLRTADWKAQIETFRGVYRERRDAMLTALGEHLPELSWTNPNGGFYVWVTLPEELDSKAMLPRAVKELVAYTPGTAFFADGSGQRFIRLSFCYPTSDTIRLGIRRLATVINGELELVNAFSPSGQIATVRQNQNFSAPPPNMS
- the trxA gene encoding thioredoxin produces the protein MSHALDVTDETFQDLVLSSDKTILVDFWAEWCGPCRAVSPILDQIGAEHADKIQIVKLNVDNNPQTAAKYQITSIPAMKVYRGGEVVKTVIGAKPKGALEADLAEFLA
- the trxB gene encoding thioredoxin-disulfide reductase, which gives rise to MRQVIIIGSGPAGYTAAIYAARASLSPLLIASSVEAGGELMKTTEVENFPGFPDGIMGPDLMMKMQEQAEKFGTEVVLDDVVSLDLSGDVKKVTLGNGDIHEALTVIYATGSAYRKLGISDETRLSGYGVSWCATCDGFFFRQKTVAVVGGGDSAMEEATFLTKFADKVYVIHRSDKLRASKIMQDRALANPKIEFVFNKVVERIYGEALVTGIGLRDTVDASESTIDLSGLFVAIGNDPRVHLVHGQLELTDDGTIAVDGRSSRTSLPGVFAAGDVLDVTYRQAITAAGSGTVAALDVEHYLASLPRHVLDTASV
- the murJ gene encoding murein biosynthesis integral membrane protein MurJ → MTKPPTDPAPRPSSGLGRASALLASGTLVSRLLGFIRAIVLAATLGQVGSAAGDAFALGNQLPNNIYALIAGGVLGAILVPQIVRAGLHDDGGQRFINKVVTLGASAFVVIAIIATLSAPLLVALYTSAGGNNGRGFSPEGVALATAFAYWCLPQVLFYALYSLLGEVLNARKAFGPFTWAPVLNNVVAIAGLVAFSLLFGDAAENSAVEVWDAGRIALLAGSATLGVAAQALVLVLFWKRAGLGFRPDFRWRGVGLGRTGKAAGWVFGMILVTQTAGVFQSRVVSQAAGEGASLLALQNSWLIFMLPHSVIAVSIATAYFTRMSGHASTNNLAGVREDVTSSLRTIDLFITFASVALIVAAFPFARVFEPGGFDNVTAMAMVIIAFSIGLVPFSAGFVMFRVFYSLEDTRTPFFLETIKASVFVMGALACTLLPVEFIGVGVALVTSLAALAQALTTFALLRRRLGPVGGRFLLRRHVQYLFAGAISGAVGVGILVSLGGLDPAGFAQRDLFTAIVAISVIGTGMAAVYLGVLLLMKNPDAGSALDTFARRLPRRNRPPEAPE
- a CDS encoding DUF6049 family protein, whose translation is MRIIRPLLALAVVVGAFVAPAALGPAAPGAAATAAVPLVESPAATAEISVDVVPAASGILRPGDDLTLSVVVANRSSDTLPAGTATVYLDRAVVDGRASLATWLAQPDAALPLESDRGDVIARVGSPELFPGESTALATIVVPAEVAGFDETAPFGARRLSVLVASADNRQGEGRSTITVNPDAGFTPTGLAIALPITLPASTSGVVTGELLESYTSPGGLLTRQLDAAFGRPVALAIDPRIIASIRLLGTSAPESVTDWLARLESAPNQTFPLTYADTDIAATSQAGGVVLRPASFAINTDLFPEGAGSDAASPSPSPSAEPTTPVAPTLESLLEWNYSTTGIAWPRAGTVVETDLDTFAAAGLETTIVSSANSTLDEDVTTGNAAGTIGGRTVLTSDAVISDLLSDAVDAPTVASWEAAMVRLTASLATLATEDPDADAGRTVLATLGRGDALGGFRLSDTIAAVGAIGWSAPATLDDARASPPAAREIVDMPVAAEQIQGLQSMFASEAAVAQFATIVADPSALTGERRLSLLALASQSWNTAEPAWALAVADYLATSGEILSAVQVETATITQWSDSGPLPITISNNLSVPVTVIVTVTSRTAILDVTEPQVRVEIAANSQNRASIPVQSVANGKVVITISLTSETGVPISQPAQAEITVQAGWETAVTSVLAGLLLLVFVLGIIRTVRRSRRPAEGAATTDTAAQEPMGAPGPDAPESNTAAKARD
- a CDS encoding CCA tRNA nucleotidyltransferase — encoded protein: MESVASAIKRLADLAALPHISRLSAAFAAAGHELALVGGPVRDAFIGRQLNDLDFATSAVPDEILAVVKPLADVHWDIGRAFGTIGARIDGHTVEITTYRTDAYDGETRKPLVEFGDSLEGDLVRRDFTINAMALRLPELVLVDPSGGLDDLLAGRITTPGAPEESFGDDPLRMLRAARFTSQLGFTVAEPTRAAMAALAAQISIVSVERISDELSKLLRTPRPRVGLELLDVTGIAALVLPEFPALRLEIDEHHHHKDVYEHSLTVLDQVIELEASRSHPESPDLVLRMAALLHDIGKPSTKRTEPGGVVTFHHHDVVGAKMVAKRLKALRFDKQFIADVARLVELHLRFFGYTEGAWTDSAVRRYVRDAGPLLERLHILVRADVTTRNRRKADRLSFAYDDLEDRIAALSEQEELAAIRPDLDGEQIMQTLGIRPGREVGEAYRFLLELRLDEGALGTEEATARLRAWWASRA